A DNA window from Brassica napus cultivar Da-Ae chromosome A4, Da-Ae, whole genome shotgun sequence contains the following coding sequences:
- the LOC106447690 gene encoding inorganic phosphate transporter 1-4, whose product MARDQLQVLNALDVAKTQWYHFTAIIIAGMGFFTDAYDLFCISLVTKLLGRIYYHVPGSPKPGTLPPNVAAAVNGVAFCGTLAGQLFFGWLGDKLGRKKVYGMTLMVMVICSIASGLSFGHEPKAVMATLCFFRFWLGFGIGGDYPLSATIMSEYANKKTRGAFIAAVFAMQGFGIMAGGIFAIIISSAFEAKFPAPAYADDALGSTVSQADFVWRIILMVGAIPAAMTYYSRSKMPETARYTALVAKDAKQAASDMSRVLQVEIEAEQQKVEEISKDKSKAFSLFSKEFMKRHGLHLLGTTSTWFLLDIAFYSQNLFQKDIFSAIGWIPPAQTMNAIQEVFKIARAQTLIALCSTVPGYWFTVAFIDVIGRFAIQLMGFFFMTVFMFALAIPYNHWTHKENRIGFVVMYSLTFFFANFGPNATTFVVPAEIFPARFRSTCHGISAASGKLGAMVGAFGFLYLAQSPDKAKTDAGYPPGIGVRNSLIVLGVVNFLGILFTFLVPESKGKSLEEMSGENEENENSNSDSRTVPIV is encoded by the coding sequence ATGGCAAGGGATCAATTACAAGTGCTGAATGCACTTGATGTAGCGAAGACACAATGGTACCACTTTACGGCGATTATAATTGCCGGAATGGGATTCTTCACCGATGCTTACGATCTCTTCTGCATCTCTCTTGTCACGAAGCTCCTCGGCCGCATATACTACCACGTACCAGGCTCCCCGAAGCCTGGAACTCTCCCTCCAAACGTTGCTGCTGCCGTTAACGGCGTTGCCTTCTGTGGAACCCTCGCTGGCCAGCTCTTCTTTGGGTGGCTTGGTGATAAGCTCGGGAGAAAGAAAGTCTATGGTATGACGTTGATGGTCATGGTCATCTGCTCTATAGCATCCGGTCTCTCTTTCGGACACGAGCCAAAAGCAGTGATGGCCACGCTCTGCTTTTTTAGGTTTTGGCTAGGGTTTGGGATTGGTGGTGACTACCCTTTGTCCGCAACGATCATGTCTGAATACGCTAATAAAAAAACTCGTGGGGCGTTTATCGCTGCGGTTTTCGCCATGCAAGGGTTTGGGATCATGGCTGGTGGCATCTTCGCTATTATTATCTCATCTGCTTTTGAAGCTAAGTTCCCTGCCCCGGCCTATGCGGATGATGCCTTGGGGTCCACGGTTTCTCAAGCAGATTTTGTGTGGCGTATAATCTTGATGGTTGGTGCTATCCCTGCCGCGATGACGTATTACTCAAGGTCGAAGATGCCGGAGACAGCAAGGTACACAGCTTTGGTTGCTAAAGACGCAAAGCAAGCTGCTTCAGACATGTCTAGGGTTCTCCAAGTTGAGATAGAGGCAGAACAACAGAAAGTAGAAGAGATCTCAAAGGACAAGTCCAAAGCCTTTTCCTTGTTCTCCAAGGAATTCATGAAACGCCACGGACTTCATTTGCTAGGCACAACATCAACCTGGTTCCTCCTCGACATCGCTTTCTACAGTCAAAACctatttcaaaaagatattttCAGCGCAATCGGATGGATCCCTCCGGCGCAAACCATGAACGCGATTCAAGAAGTGTTCAAGATTGCACGTGCTCAAACCCTAATTGCCTTGTGCAGCACGGTACCAGGCTACTGGTTCACAGTTGCGTTCATCGACGTCATTGGAAGATTTGCGATTCAGCTAATGGGATTCTTCTTCATGACGGTCTTTATGTTTGCTCTGGCTATTCCTTACAACCACTGGACTCACAAGGAAAACCGAATCGGATTCGTTGTCATGTACTCGTTAACATTCTTTTTCGCCAACTTTGGACCTAATGCTACAACCTTCGTTGTACCGGCCGAGATCTTCCCGGCCCGGTTCAGATCCACGTGCCATGGTATCTCTGCAGCATCAGGAAAATTAGGTGCGATGGTTGGTGCTTTCGGGTTCTTGTACTTGGCACAAAGTCCAGACAAGGCCAAGACAGACGCAGGATACCCTCCAGGGATTGGGGTCAGGAACTCGCTTATCGTGTTAGGTGTGGTTAACTTCTTGGGCATTCTGTTTACTTTCTTGGTGCCTGAATCTAAAGGGAAGTCGCTTGAGGAAATGTCCGGTGAAAATGAGGAGAATGAGAACAGCAACAGCGATAGTAGAACGGTCCCAATAGTTTAG
- the LOC106450367 gene encoding S-protein homolog 9-like, with protein sequence MVSINWHILSFYCIYITSKKEKKIHGNMSRLWCFLLIITLCVGLNNAGVLEKNSVHFKNSLGPNNILRVDCSSKDDFLGVHDLKPGQTFDFSFNDSILKTKFDCTLAQGQGFIHQASFRAYEGGGFIVHYGKENFWDAREDGIYFTHGKETSKLEYKWS encoded by the coding sequence ATGGTCTCTATAAATTGGCACATTTTATCTTTCTATTGCATATATATTAcctccaaaaaagaaaaaaaaatacacggAAACATGAGTCGTCTCTGGTGCTTTTTGCTTATCATTACATTGTGCGTGGGGTTGAATAATGCGGGAGTGTTGGAGAAAAACTCCGTACACTTCAAAAATTCTCTTGGTCCAAACAATATTCTCAGGGTCGATTGTTCATCAAAAGATGACTTTCTAGGCGTCCACGATTTGAAGCCTGGACAAAcctttgattttagttttaatGACAGTATATTAAAAACCAAATTCGATTGTACCTTAGCGCAGGGACAGGGTTTCATTCATCAGGCAAGCTTTAGAGCATATGAAGGTGGTGGTTTCATAGTTCATTATGGTAAGGAGAATTTTTGGGATGCTAGAGAAGATGGAATTTACTTTACACATGGTAAAGAAACGTCCAAGTTAGAGTATAAGTGGTCATAA
- the LOC106447691 gene encoding uncharacterized protein LOC106447691 isoform X2: MRSTPPLATTEISPAALINYNRFSSSSGISHFSPPRSHSSLFLLSPTGSVSHTPSSKSGVSNASQIADLFPAVSPEIVVREARLEDCWEVAETHCSSFFPGHSFPLDIVLRVDRLMAMMMGFSVPPGCQRICLVAVVGSSVDEAICIGSQGFKIGAFDAKISLSKGYVAGILTVDTVADYLPRKGPLRQRRTGVAYISNVAVRESFRRKGIAKRLIWKAEALAKSWGCRAVGLHCELSNLGATKLYKDQGYRSIKIPEGASWPQPKTSPDTRFNFMMKLLNNNTAQTLEQFR, translated from the exons atgcggAGCACACCACCGTTGGCGACGACGGAGATATCTCCAGCGGCTTTGATCAACTACAAccgcttctcctcctcctcaggAATCTCTCACTTCTCTCCTCCGAGAAGCCACTCgtctctcttcctcctctcccCGACGGGCTCTGTTTCTCACACTCCGTCTTCAAAATCAG GAGTAAGCAATGCAAGTCAAATAGCTGATCTTTTCCCAGCGGTTTCACCTGAGATCGTTGTACGGGAAGCGAGGTTGGAGGATTGCTGGGAAGTGGCTGAGACTCATTgcagctccttcttccctggACACTCGTTCCCTCTTGATATTGTCCTGAGAGTCGATAGGCTGATGGCGATGATGATGGGGTTCTCTGTCCCACCAGGGTGCCAGAGGATCTGCTTAGTCGCCGTGGTAGGTAGCTCGGTTGATGAAGCCATCTGCATCGGTAGCCAAGGTTTCAAGATTGGTGCTTTCGATGCAAAGATTAGTCTTAGCAAAGGCTATGTAGCTGGGATCTTGACTGTTGATACCGTCGCGGATTACCTTCCAAGGAAAGGTCCTCTCCGCCAGAGAAG GACGGGGGTTGCTTACATATCGAACGTGGCGGTTAGAGAGAGTTTTCGGCGCAAGGGGATAGCAAAGAGACTCATATGGAAAGCAGAGGCTTTAGCTAAGAGCTGGGGGTGTCGAGCTGTTGGACTTCACTGTGAGCTCAGCAACTTGGGAGCCACTAAACTTTATAAAGATCAAGGTTACAGAAGCATCAAGATCCCTGAAGGAGCGAGTTGGCCACAGCCAAAGACATCTCCTGACACCAGGTTTAACTTCATGATGAAGCTTTTGAACAACAACACTGCCCAGACTCTTGAACAGTTCCGGTAA
- the LOC106447691 gene encoding uncharacterized protein LOC106447691 isoform X1, protein MRSTPPLATTEISPAALINYNRFSSSSGISHFSPPRSHSSLFLLSPTGSVSHTPSSKSVGVSNASQIADLFPAVSPEIVVREARLEDCWEVAETHCSSFFPGHSFPLDIVLRVDRLMAMMMGFSVPPGCQRICLVAVVGSSVDEAICIGSQGFKIGAFDAKISLSKGYVAGILTVDTVADYLPRKGPLRQRRTGVAYISNVAVRESFRRKGIAKRLIWKAEALAKSWGCRAVGLHCELSNLGATKLYKDQGYRSIKIPEGASWPQPKTSPDTRFNFMMKLLNNNTAQTLEQFR, encoded by the exons atgcggAGCACACCACCGTTGGCGACGACGGAGATATCTCCAGCGGCTTTGATCAACTACAAccgcttctcctcctcctcaggAATCTCTCACTTCTCTCCTCCGAGAAGCCACTCgtctctcttcctcctctcccCGACGGGCTCTGTTTCTCACACTCCGTCTTCAAAATCAG taGGAGTAAGCAATGCAAGTCAAATAGCTGATCTTTTCCCAGCGGTTTCACCTGAGATCGTTGTACGGGAAGCGAGGTTGGAGGATTGCTGGGAAGTGGCTGAGACTCATTgcagctccttcttccctggACACTCGTTCCCTCTTGATATTGTCCTGAGAGTCGATAGGCTGATGGCGATGATGATGGGGTTCTCTGTCCCACCAGGGTGCCAGAGGATCTGCTTAGTCGCCGTGGTAGGTAGCTCGGTTGATGAAGCCATCTGCATCGGTAGCCAAGGTTTCAAGATTGGTGCTTTCGATGCAAAGATTAGTCTTAGCAAAGGCTATGTAGCTGGGATCTTGACTGTTGATACCGTCGCGGATTACCTTCCAAGGAAAGGTCCTCTCCGCCAGAGAAG GACGGGGGTTGCTTACATATCGAACGTGGCGGTTAGAGAGAGTTTTCGGCGCAAGGGGATAGCAAAGAGACTCATATGGAAAGCAGAGGCTTTAGCTAAGAGCTGGGGGTGTCGAGCTGTTGGACTTCACTGTGAGCTCAGCAACTTGGGAGCCACTAAACTTTATAAAGATCAAGGTTACAGAAGCATCAAGATCCCTGAAGGAGCGAGTTGGCCACAGCCAAAGACATCTCCTGACACCAGGTTTAACTTCATGATGAAGCTTTTGAACAACAACACTGCCCAGACTCTTGAACAGTTCCGGTAA
- the LOC106447693 gene encoding LOW QUALITY PROTEIN: E3 ubiquitin-protein ligase Topors (The sequence of the model RefSeq protein was modified relative to this genomic sequence to represent the inferred CDS: deleted 1 base in 1 codon) — protein MPTTSSSRSIGKRNSLPRIGENFPERAILAAVKEQSCPICLENLTHRRAAVIPSCRHGYCLGCIRKWSGLKRSCPLCNARFDSWLVVNDLASRRFREERLPPLRDRETVTYHRRRSMDVLESSSSRRSRPLPWRRSFGRPGSVPDHVILERKLRWRASIYDRQLRAVRLHSRPSLLLVNDDHTKARIIERIEPWLRREVQAVLGDPDPSIIVHFASALFIKRLERENNGQSGQVGGIVMEDQVSSSLGIFLGDKEDIFWHELRCFAESSLTMETYDAVVEYIEVE, from the exons ATGCCGACGACCTCATCTTCACGTTCCATCGGGAAAAGGAACTCTCTTCCTAGAATCGGCGAGAACTTCCCGGAAAGAGCAATCCTCGCCGCCGTAAAAGAGCAATCATGTCCGATATGCCTTGAAAACCTAACCCACCGACGCGCCGCCGTGATCCCGTCGTGCAGGCACGGGTACTGCCTCGGTTGCATCCGCAAGTGGAGCGGCCTCAAGAGAAGCTGCCCTCTCTGCAACGCCCGTTTCGACTCCTGGCTCGTCGTCAACGATCTCGCTTCTAGAAGATTCCGCGAGGAGCGCTTACCGCCTCTCCGTGATCGCGAGACAGTGACTTATCATCGTCGGAG GTCAATGGATGTGTTGGAGAGCTCTAGCTCGAGAAGGTCAAGGCCATTGCCGTGGAGGAGATCTTTTGGACGCCCTGGTTCGGTTCCTGATCATGTTATCTTGGAGAGGAAGCTTCGCTGGCGAGCTAG CATATACGATAGACAACTACGAGCTGTTCGCTTGCATTCTAGGCCAAGCTTGCTACTG GTGAATGATGATCACACTAAGGCGAGGATAATTGAAAGAATCGAACCGTGGTTGAGAAGAGAGGTTCAGGCAGTCCTTGGAGATCCTGATCCTTCAATCATTGTTCATTTTGCATCGGCCCTTTTCATCAAAAGGCTTGAGAGAGAGAACAATGGACAATCAGGGCAGGTGGGAGGGATAGTAATGGAAGACCAA GTCTCCTCCTCTCTTGGAATATTCTTGGGTGATAAGGAGGATATCTTTTGGCATGAACTGAG ATGTTTTGCTGAGAGTAGCCTCACGATGGAAACATATGATGCAGTAGTTGAATACATTGAGGTGGAGTAA
- the LOC106447692 gene encoding serine/threonine-protein kinase PCRK1-like: protein MNTSTSVRRLVSSKTMKCFHFSKDKSQDEVKTKKCDSIRSSSIARGGSVGSEFNSQTSTTTTTTSLHVLSETHINNLKVFPLDDLKTATNNFSRSLMIGEGGFGGVFRGIIQSPEDPRKKIEIAVKQLSRRGLQGHKEWVTEVNVLGVAEHPNLVKLIGYCAEDDERGIQRLLVYEYVPNRSVQDHLSNRFVLTPLPWSTRMKIAQDTARGLAYLHHGLEFQIIFRDFKSSNILLDENWNAKLSDFGLARMGPSDGISHVSTAVVGTIGYAAPEYIQTGHLTAKSDVWSYGIFLYELITGRRPFDRNRPRNEQNILDWIRPHLADIKKFKMIVDPRLEGNYYLKSALKLAAVANRCLMVKAKSRPTMSEVSDMLERIVETSAEEVSSDVPLMKSLAPKDAFEATRRERVKRRFVEVLIGVNGCPNLPTWSPKLVTSL from the exons ATGAATACTTCTACATCAG TGAGGCGATTGGTTTCCTCAAAGACAATGAAATGTTTCCACTTCAGCAAAGACAAATCTCAGGATGAAGTCAAGACTAAAAAATGTGATTCAATACGATCTTCTTCCATTGCCAGAGGAGGATCAGTGGGGTCTGAGTTTAACTCACAAACAAGTACTACCACTACTACTACTTCCTTACACGTCCTCTCTGAGACACACATTAACAACCTCAAAGTCTTCCCCCTCGATGACCTCAAAACCGCTACCAACAACTTCAGCAGGTCCTTGATGATCGGCGAAGGCGGCTTTGGTGGCGTGTTCCGCGGCATCATTCAAAGCCCTGAAGACCCTCGTAAAAAGATCGAAATCGCAGTGAAACAGCTCAGCAGAAGAGGCTTACAGGGGCATAAAGAATGGGTGACAGAAGTGAACGTGTTGGGAGTAGCGGAGCATCCGAATCTCGTGAAGCTGATCGGTTACTGCGCTGAAGACGATGAGAGAGGGATCCAACGGCTGCTTGTTTACGAATACGTACCGAACAGAAGCGTTCAAGACCATTTATCTAACCGTTTTGTACTCACTCCTCTCCCTTGGTCTACTAGAATGAAGATTGCTCAAGACACTGCTCGTGGACTCGCTTATCTTCATCACGGCTTGGAGTTTCAG ATTATCTTTAGAGACTTCAAATCTtcaaacattcttcttgatgAGAATTGGAACGCAAAGCTCTCTGACTTCGGACTGGCTAGAATGGGACCTTCTGATGGAATCAGTCATGTCTCAACCGCG GTTGTAGGGACCATTGGTTATGCAGCTCCGGAGTACATCCAAACAGGACACCTCACGGCCAAGAGCGACGTGTGGAGCTATGGAATCTTCCTCTACGAGCTCATCACAGGAAGACGGCCGTTCGACAGAAACCGACCAAGAAACGAGCAGAACATCTTGGACTGGATCAGACCACACTTGGCTGATATCAAGAAGTTCAAGATGATCGTCGACCCAAGGCTAGAAGGAAACTACTACCTCAAATCTGCTTTGAAGCTAGCTGCGGTTGCGAACCGGTGTTTGATGGTGAAGGCCAAGTCTAGGCCAACGATGAGTGAGGTTTCAGATATGTTAGAGAGGATAGTGGAGACTTCGGCGGAGGAGGTTTCTAGTGATGTGCCGTTGATGAAGAGCTTGGCGCCTAAAGATGCGTTTGAGGCGACAAGGAGAGAGAGGGTTAAGAGAAGATTTGTTGAAGTTTTAATTGGGGTTAATGGTTGTCCTAATCTGCCTACTTGGTCTCCTAAACTTGTTACTTCTCTTTGA
- the LOC106447695 gene encoding protein WHAT'S THIS FACTOR 9, mitochondrial-like, whose protein sequence is MLFISRRAQTLKTLPSSSTQIRTYVDVYMKWKKDQYFDNIEHILRSPQLKSVIALKNCITSDPNSCIPISSVSKKTHQFDLSTKVTKFLRQFPSVFEEFVGPEHNLPWFRLTPEAAELDREERRVYQDSAEDLRGRLRKVILMSRDNVLPLSIVQGMKWYLGLPDDYMMSLDSSFRFVDMEDGVKGLAVECSNGEKVVSLLQKNAIKNRGLLCSENRGLLCSEIEFPLFPSKGCRLRVKIEDWLKEFQRLPYVSPYDDYSRLDPSSDVAEKRVVGFLHELLCLFVDHSAERKKLLCLKKWFGLPQKVHKAFERHPQIFYLSMKNKTCTAILREPYRDKASVEPHPVLAVRKKYIQLMKSSELILKSRRSRCRFSNDGVVEKDLDLDS, encoded by the coding sequence ATGCTCTTCATCAGCCGCCGTGCCCAAACCCTCAAAACCCTACCTTCCTCCTCCACACAGATCCGCACCTACGTCGATGTCTACATGAAATGGAAGAAAGACCAATACTTCGACAACATAGAGCACATCCTCCGTTCCCCTCAGCTCAAATCCGTCATCGCTCTCAAGAACTGCATCACCAGCGACCCCAACAGCTGCATCCCAATCTCCTCCGTCTCCAAGAAGACCCACCAGTTCGACCTATCAACCAAAGTCACAAAGTTCTTACGGCAGTTTCCTAGTGTCTTCGAGGAGTTCGTCGGTCCCGAGCACAACCTCCCCTGGTTTAGATTGACGCCAGAAGCTGCTGAGCTCGACAGGGAAGAGAGACGAGTGTACCAAGACTCAGCTGAGGACTTGCGTGGTAGGTTGAGGAAGGTGATTCTGATGAGTAGAGACAATGTCTTGCCTTTGAGTATTGTTCAAGGGATGAAATGGTATCTTGGTCTGCCTGACGATTACATGATGAGTCTTGATTCTTCGTTTAGGTTTGTTGATATGGAAGATGGGGTTAAGGGTTTAGCTGTGGAGTGTAGTAACGGAGAAAAGGTTGTGTCTTTGTTGCAGAAGAACGCAATCAAGAACAGAGGACTACTCTGTTCTGAGAACAGAGGACTACTCTGTTCCGAGATTGAGTTTCCTCTGTTTCCGTCAAAAGGCTGTAGGTTGAGAGTCAAGATCGAAGATTGGCTAAAAGAGTTTCAACGGCTTCCTTACGTATCACCGTACGATGATTACTCTCGTTTGGATCCGAGCAGTGACGTTGCTGAGAAGAGAGTCGTTGGGTTTCTTCATGAGCTGCTCTGCCTCTTCGTCGACCATTCCGCAGAGAGGAAGAAGCTTTTGTGCCTCAAGAAGTGGTTTGGGTTGCCTCAGAAGGTGCACAAGGCCTTTGAGAGGCATCCGCAGATCTTTTACTTGTCTATGAAGAACAAGACTTGTACAGCTATTCTCAGAGAGCCTTATAGAGACAAAGCTAGCGTGGAGCCGCATCCTGTGTTGGCTGTGAGGAAGAAGTATATTCAGTTGATGAAGAGTTCGGAGTTGATTCTCAAGAGTAGAAGGAGTCGTTGCAGGTTTTCAAATGATGGTGTTGTAGAGAAAGATTTGGATTTGGATAGCTAA
- the LOC106447694 gene encoding amino acid transporter AVT1C-like produces MNHVPSDQSFYIESEDEDDRKDYAEEEEEEDGHSHSDSSDANDEHHTQNKPNSYTTAWPQSYRQSIDLYSSVPSPSIGFLGNNSMTRFGSSFLSSSLIRRHTPESLPVVTKPLLEAEEQAPPPPKHRLSSHGLLPPVPSRRSSMRKDERVSHEVPMSRNSSYGQAVMNGLNVLCGVGILSTPYAAKEGGWLGLGILFIYGLLSFYTGILLRYCLDSESDLETYPDIGQAAFGTTGRIFVSIVLYLELYACCVEYIILESDNLSSLYPNAGLSIGGFELDARHLFALLTTIAVLPTVWLRDLSLLSYISAGGVIASVLVVLSLFWIGLVDDVGIHSKGTTLNLSTLPVAIGLYGYCYSGHAVFPNIYTSMANPNQYPSALLTCFTICTLMYAGVAFMGYTMFGEATESQFTLNLPQDLVATKIAVWTTVVNPFTKYALTLSPVALSLEELIPSRHNKSHWYAIAIRTALVFSTLLVGLAIPFFGLVMSLIGSLLTMLVTLILPPACFLSIVRRKVTRTQMMLCVLIIVVGAISSVIGSYSALSQIIEKLSS; encoded by the exons ATGAATCACGTACCTTCTGATCAGAGCTTTTACATTGAAAGCGAGGATGAAGACGACAGGAAAGATTacgcagaagaagaagaagaagaagatggtcacAGCCATTCTGATTCCTCTGATGCTAATGATGAACATCACACGCAGAATAAGCCTAACTCATACACTACGGCTTGGCCACAGAGTTACAG GCAATCCATTGATCTTTACAGTAGTGTACCGTCTCCAAGTATCGGTTTTCTTGGGAACAACTCGATGACGAGATTCGGAAGCTCTTTCTTGTCTTCTTCCCTGATAAGAAGACACACTCCTGAATCTTTACCTGTTGTTACAAAGCCTCTGCTCGAAGCAGAAGAACaagcaccaccaccacctaAACACAGGCTTAGCTCTCATGGCTTGCTCCCTCCTGTTCCTTCTAGGAGAAGTTCCATGCGAAAGGACGAGAGAGTGTCTCATGAAGTTCCCATGTCACGCAATAGCTCATATGGACAAGCTGTTATGAATG GATTGAATGTTCTATGTGGAGTTGGGATACTCTCAACGCCTTATGCTGCTAAAGAAGGAGGATGGTTAGGATTAGGGATACTGTTTATATatggtcttctttctttctacaCTGGAATCCTCCTGCGTTATTGCCTTGACAGTGAGTCTGACCTTGAGACATATCCTGATATTGGCCAAGCTGCTTTTGGTACCACTGGTCGTATCTTTGTCTCG ATAGTACTCTACTTGGAGCTATAT GCGTGCTGTGTTGAATATATAATATTGGAGAGTGATAATTTGTCTTCATTATATCCAAATGCTGGTTTAAGTATTGGAGGTTTTGAGTTAGATGCACGTCATCTATTTGCATTGCTAACCACAATCGCTGTTCTCCCCACCGTTTGGCTCAGAGATCTCAGCCTACTGAGTTACATCTCAG CTGGAGGGGTGATTGCATCGGTGCTAGTGGttttaagtttgttttggaTTGGTTTGGTAGATGACGTTGGAATCCACAGCAAAGGAACTACACTGAACTTGTCAACTTTACCTGTAGCTATAGGTCTATACGGTTACTGCTACTCAGGACATGCTGTTTTCCCCAATATTTATACTTCTATGGCCAATCCAAATCAATACCCTTCTGCTCTCTTGACATG CTTTACTATTTGTACTCTGATGTATGCTGGTGTTGCTTTTATGGGTTATACAATGTTTGGAGAAGCAACAGAATCACAGTTTACTCTCAACTTGCCTCAGGATTTGGTTGCTACTAAGATAGCTGTGTGGACTACT GTAGTCAATCCATTTACCAA ATATGCTTTGACCTTATCTCCAGTAGCACTGAGTCTTGAGGAACTAATACCATCAAGGCATAACAAGTCACATTGGTACGCCATTGCCATTAGAACCGCATTGGTCTTCTCTACTCTTCTTGTTGGTCTTGCAATACCTTTCTTTG GTCTTGTCATGTCATTGATTGGATCATTGTTGACAATGCTTGTC ACGCTAATACTTCCACCGGCTTGCTTCTTGAGCATAGTACGGAGAAAAGTTACCCGGACACAG atGATGTTATGTGTCTTAATCATCGTAGTAGGAGCAATATCTTCTGTCATTGGCTCATATTCAGCTCTCTCTCAGATCATTGAGAAACTAAGCAGCTGA
- the LOC106450369 gene encoding uncharacterized protein LOC106450369, translated as MVSLAPSQSSRLVSCFALTQSVSLDLVPSKLEQTFVVSAQVFKTTGDASFTGVSRKSCTRSTFHLLPYSEFALHMCFRSERPSVGCSGSELRSDKDQNSAIKNTSGHRSASSLNYKRGSVSLLGGCSTPNIPNIIAFSPPSCATVLHPDNEVLLSFATHTLVYKLRPDVLRSSSASHPESRVPPARLVVNGPNFNCLWAWPSTTKEGSGPLLSQSIPTAYHNESQLTTG; from the exons ATGGTTTCTCTCGCTCCAAGTCAAAGCTCTCGTCTTGTTTCTTGCTTCGCACTTACTCAATCAGTTTCTCTAGATCTGGTGCCGTCGAAACTGGAGCAAACCTTCGTGGTCTCTGCTCAGGTTTTCAAGACCACCGGAGATGCATCCTTCACCGGGGTCTCCCGAAAAAGCTGTACAAGGTCCACCTTTCACCTCCTTCCCTACTCTGAGTTCGCCCTTCACATGTGCTTCAGATCTGAGAGGCCCTCCGTGGGATGTTCCGGATCTGAGCTACGCTCGGATAAAGATCAAAACTCAGCCATAAAGAACACTTCAGGCCACCGCAGTGCATCATCTTTGAATTATAAACGGGGCTCCGTTTCTCTTCTCGGCGGCTGCTCAACCCCCAACATTCCAAATATCATAGCCTTCTCTCCTCCATCTTGCGCCACCGTCCTTCATCCCGACAACGAAGTGCTCCTTAGCTTTGCCACACACACCCTTGTCTACAAGCTCAGACCCGATGTTCTCCGTTCCAGCTCCGCCTCTCATCCCGAATCTAGGGTTCCTCCAGCCAGGCTGGTTGTTAATGGGCCGAATTTCAATTGTTTGTGGGCCTGGCCCAGTACCACTAAAGAAGGAAGCGGCCCTTTGCTTAGTCAGTCAATACCCACTGCATATCACAACGAGAGTCAACTAACCACGG GATGA